The genomic window CCATGAGGGCAATCGATATTTTCAGGCGGTTGGACAGAACAGTGGACAAAACAGCGGCAAAGAACCAAAATGCGGCAACAAAATAAACGCTTTGCATAGATAACTCCTTATACAAAATTCGGTAGGAGTCATCAGCAACAAAGGCGGTTAAAGGTGAACTCCATCACCTGATTTATCGTTTAGAAAAAATACACAAGCATAGAAAATGTGTCAATACAAATTCACTTTAAGGCCAATTTGTCGTCATTGACTAACCTTGTTCTCTATGTACGCGAGTAATCCAATAGAAGTCAACTACATCCTGATGAAAGCGCTCGGGTTTCTTACCTGCCTGCCTGCTCAATTGCAACCGCCACGGCAACCGTTGCGCCAACCATCGGATTGTTGCCCATACCTAAAAATCCCATCATTTCCACATGAGCAGGCACGGAAGATGAACCAGCAAATTGCGCATCGCTGTGCATCCTTCCCATTGTGTCCGTCATTCCATATGAAGCGGGACCTGCTGCCATATTGTCGGGATGCAGGGTCCTTCCTGTGCCGCCGCCGGACGCAACAGAGAAATATTTTCTCTTTGCTTCATTGCATTCTTTTTTGTATGTGCCTGCAACGGGGTGCTGGAACCGTGTTGGGTTGGTTGAATTTCCCGTAATTGAAACATCAACCTTTTCGTGATGCATAATGGCAACGCCTTCCCGGACATCATCGGCGCCATAGCATTTCACCGCAGCTTTTTCACCTTTTGAATAGGGCCGGTTTTCCACAATCTCAAGTTTTCCTGTGTGGTAATCGAATTTTGTCTTTACGTAGGTAAATCCGTTTATTCTTGAAATAATCTGTGCCGCATCCTTTCCCAGCCCATTCAATACAACCTGCAGGGGTTCTTTCCTGACTTTATTTGCCGATTTGGCAATGCCGATAGCGCCTTCGGCGGCGGCGAAAGATTCATGGCCTGCCAGAAAGGCAAAACATTTGGTATCTTCTCTTAAAAGCATAGCCGCCAGGTTGCCATGTCCCAGGCCCACCTTCCTGTCGTCTGCAACGGAACCGGAGATGCAGAATGCCTGCAGTCCCTCGCCAATCGCTTCGGCGGCATCTGCCGCTTTTGTACAACCTTTTTTGATTGCGATAGAAGCACCAACGACATAGGCCCACCCTGCATTTTCAAAACATATGGGCTGAATTTCCCTGGCGATCTTATACGGGTCTATCCCTTTCTGGGCACAGATGTTTTTGGCTTCCTCTATCGAACCAATTCCATATTTATTTAGCGTTTTATTAATTTGCTCAATTCTTCTTTCATAGTTTTCAAACAGTGCCATATCTTTCATCCTCCTTATTCGTGTCTCGGGTCAATTAATTTTGCAGCTTCATCAACCCGTCCATATTTACCGGAAGCTTTTTTAAGCGCCTCGTTAGCGTCCATGCCCTTTGCTATCATCTCCATCATTCTTCCCAAGCTTACGAATTGATAACCGATTATTTCGCTATTATCATCCAGGGCAATCTTCGTCACATAACCTTCAGCCATTTCAAGGTATCTTGGCCCTTTGGCAAGTGTTCCATACATAGTGGCGACCTGGCTTCTCAATCCCTTGCCCAGGTCTTCCAGTCCTGCCCCTATCGCCAGACCACCTTCCGAGAAAGCAGATTGGCTTCTTCCATACGTTATCTGTAAGAACAATTCCCTCATCGCCGTATTAATCGCATCGCACACCAGATCTGTATTCAATGCCTCAAGGATTGTTTTTCCGGGCAGTATTTCAGCGGACATGGCGGCGGAATGGGTCATGCCTGAGCAACCGATTGTCTCGATCAATGCTTCCTGGATAATTCCATCCTTGACATTAAGGCTCAGTTTACATGCTCCCTGTTGCGGAGCGCACCAGCCAATCCCATGTGTAAAAGCGGAAATATCCTTTATTTCTTTTGCCCGGGTCCACTTGCCTTCCTGTGGTATTGGTGCCGGGCCGTGATTTGCCCCCTTTGTTACAGAACACATATTTTGTATTTCCTGTGAATAGATCATAAAAGAATATCCTCCTGTGTGATTTTATACTTTCTCTGTATGTATCTGTCGTATGGAACTATATTTCTTTTAAAACAATTCATACCAGGTTTTGTTGCCTCCTTATGTTGTCTGTTCCAGCATCCCCTTCAACTCTTCAATCTCGGCCGAGATCTTCTCCATCTGTGGTTCCATATTGGATAACAGCGCGTCGATTGTCGCCAGCTCATCCCTCGCGTATCCCATGGCCTGCTCCTTGACCTCATCAATCGTTTTATTGATCCGGGTTTCCCACTGGTATGCTAGGCGGGAGAGATGGACTTCGACGATACCCGGAAGCAATTTCTTAAAGTGCGTCTCAAAGAACTTTCGGAAGATGCACATGGGGATCAAGAACCAGAGAAGATCAAAATGGAAATCGAAAGGATGCACAAAGGCTATGTCAGGGTGGGTCGGCTCTGTGACGGTGACATTCCATTCAATGCTGGATGGAGTTATGCCCAGAACCTTTTCGATATTTTTGTCGAGGAGGTTTCTAAAGAGCATCACTGACCGAGAAATACTGGCATGGGCCTTCTTCAGCGTACCCAGAAAGTGTTTATACTCCGTTTTTGACAGAGAATCCATTTCCTTCGTCATGGTGTCCATAAGCCACTGTTCATACCTTCTCGTGAGTCTCCAGAGGTTCCCCTTCCATTCGGGCATCTCCTCCGACAGGATTTTGCGGAGCTTTTTCGTTAAAGGTGCCCTGTGGACAGTATCGAGATATGCCGCTATGAGGGTGCGGGTCTGGAGCTTGTTCTCCCTGGCTATCAGAGCGAGCTCTGACTGGATTAGGTCATAATTGACCTTTTCATCGAGAATAAGCTTCTTCAGTATGTCTCTTTCCCTGTCACCTTGTCGGGAAGTCTCCAGGGCTATATCGAGGTAGCTGAGCGTATTCCTAGCGAGAGATCTGACCTTGTGACGCAGTATGCCCTCAAACTCACTGCCGCGATTTCTGGACAGGGAAAGCAGCAGTTGGTCAACAAATCGCTTGTAGAATTCAGTTTCCGAGACAACGGAATAAAGCAACACAGGGAAGTCTTTATTCAGTTCCCGCTTCAGTGTGCTCTTAAAGAACTGGACCACCTCTTTCTGCTGCTCGGACGAAAGAAGGTCCACTTTTGTCAGGAGCAGGACGACTTTTGGCGTATGTTCCGTAAGGTCACTGATCAGTTCCAGGTCGTTCTCTGACAGCGGTCTATCGGCACTGATCGCAACGATCGCCATGCCCACCTCGGGAAGCCATTCCTGCGATATCTCCGTATTGTATTTGAAGACGCTTCCCAGGCCCGGCGTGTCAACAAGACGTAATCCCTCATAATATTGAAGCTGGGACAGTTCAATGTCGACCACTTCCACGTTCTTCTCGTTTGCAGGGTTCTTTGCCTCGGAGATGAAAAGTTCAACCTCGTCAAGGTTAATCTGTGATTGCCTGTTGTCAAGAAATGTTACGGTTGCCCCCTCGTTTTGCCCGTAGCTCAGACGGGTGATGACAGTGGTTACCGGAATAGCTCCAACAGGGAGAACCTGTTTGCCAATGATGCTGTTGAGAAAAGAACTCTTGCCTGCCTTGAATTGCCCCAGGATAGCCACGTCAATGAGGGGGTTCTTTGCCAACAAGTCTTTGCAGGATTCTATCTGTCGGGCGAGGGATGTGATCCTGTATTTTTGTGAAACCTTCTGTATGGTATCAAGGATGGGAAAGGTTAGGTTCCGGATGGGGTCAGAAACGGTTGAGATATTGTCCATCAACTCCTCCGGAAGCAAACTGTCAGAGTGCCTTATCTGAGAGAAGCTTCTCGATATGTTAGGAGTTATCAGCCCCGGGAGGGCGGTTGTACGGTGAACCCCATCACCTGTAATAAAATAACACATGTCACGATAACATTACAATTTTGAAGTAAAACCAGAATTGTTTTTGATTCTTGGTCGGGAGATCAAAAATAGGCTTTAAGGGCAGCGCATAAATCCTCGGGCATCACCACGCTCACCGGTTCCGAGAGGAGGGCCTGGAAGAAGTTCAGATCGGAAGCATAGTCCCTCATGTTGAGAAACGTCCGGGGCGTTATCCTGAAATGACAGGGAAAGCAGTTCTGGCCTTCTGGTCCGAAAAAAAACGATGCATTAAAGCTGAAAATGGTAGCAGCGGTGAAGTATTTGAAAACATTCAAAAGCCCGGAAACGAGATCGCGTACGTCGCTATCTGTAAAATCAGCAATCGAAAAGATGTCCGGGAAAACACACATAACATCGCCGAGAAGGCCCAGGGACACAAAAGAGGAAATCCAGTGAGAACTTCCGATAGCCCCGATGTATCGCTCCCCCCTTCGCTTCTCTTCCGCAATAAGTTCGGACCAAAAACTCGAGGCGGAGCGATGGTGGAAGGTTTCTGACGCCTTCAACTCATCAAGGTACTGGTTCCCAGGGGTTGTGGTTGCAAGGTACTGTTGGTGAGGGTGGACGAGCCCGCCGCCTGAAGGTGGCATGTAGTTCCATGTCATGAGGTGGTAGGAAAGCGAAGGGTCGATTATCTTGATCCACTTGAGAAACTCTGCGCCCAGCGAGAAGGCATCGGTGAGCCTCTGCTTCGTGAAATCTTCCAGGGCTACAACGTGGGAATCTGTCACGATGAGAACCCCACTGTGAATGTCGTAAGGAAAAAGATTGGGGATGAGACAGGCCTCGTTGCGCACGGGTCTGCCTTCAGGTGCAACTTCTTCCGTGAACTTTGGCGTTGCCTTGTCTCTATTTTCAAGACAAAAAGGGCAGAAGCCTTTTATTCGGGGTATCGCGTAAGATTCGAGATCCAGCTTCTGAGATTTGATGGCACCAAAATGAGAAAAGTGTCCTGTTCGACCTGTAAGAGGGTCTACCCTCACTTGGAAGGTCTCTACAGTGCGAGCAGATCCTTTTTGGGGATGAAGGAAGGTGCTCTTCTGTTCTATTACCCGAAAATCGATATTCTCTGCCATCCGAGCGAGCCTCCCGCATGAGATCTGGCCAATCGTGTCAAACTATAGCAGAAAATTGTCGATTGCGCACTGAATATGCATTTGAATCTTACGTACTTTCAAACAGCCTGGAGGACATATGCAAATTTACATTGTCAGGCATGGAGAAACAGTCTGGAACAAGAGAAAGTCTTCAGGGGAACAAAGGATATACCCCCCCAGTGAGACAGGGAAAAGACAGGTCCAACTAACGGGACGATATTTCTCTGGCAAGAACATAGCGACGATCTTGACGAGCCCTCTTGCGAGGGCTTTCAAATGGCAATCGTGTTCCTCAGCGGTGAAAGGACCTTAGAGATCGTAGTGTCTTTAGACTGTTGGCGCCACATTTTCTTTTTCTCACATAGAATTGAAAATAACAGGGGTTGACAAGACATATAAGGGCCAAACAGAGAAACATTATCCGGTAGCCCGTGAATGGGATGATGATGCCCATAACCATTGGCCCAAGGGCTGCTCCCAGGTCCATAAGCGCCCGTATTGTCCCAAGAGCAGTACCACCAGAAGAGCCCGCGTAATCGAGTGCATATGCCATGGATGCGGGAAGAAATAAGGTAGTTCCAATTCCCAGAAGCATACCCACAAAAATAAACATGGGAAGAGTTTTGGAAAAGGAGAGTATGATCGTAGCGATCATTAATAAAAAGAGAAATACCAGTATGATTCTTTCCTTGCTGTAGGCTTCCGCGATCCTTCCTCCTAGGACTCGACCTGCGACCATCATAATGGCAATCGCGGAAAAGAACAACCCCGGATTTGTCACTCCGCACTGGATTGCATAAAGGGGAAAGAAAGCCATCGTAGCTCCCAAGGCAAACATTTGCAGGAAACCAGTCAAACCCGGAGTAATAATCTTCATGTCAAGAAAAAGGTTAATGTTCGCGGGAGTATTTTTGTCAGGCGTAATAGTTTCCGGAGCTTTCAATTTCCACGAAAAGAAGAAGGCACAAAACGACAGGCCCGTACAGGCCAAAAAGAAAATAGTGAAGCTATACTGGTTGATGAGAAGCATCCCCAAAGTAGGGCCTATAACCATAGCGAAACTGGGCGCCAGCAGGAAATAGCCGATACCTTGTCCTCGATATGCTGAGGGGGTAAGTTTTACGACACACGCAAGGGCCGCCGTATCCAGAAATGCGAACGAGGCTCCCTGAATGAACCTTATCGCGAAAAAAGGCCAAAAAGGGCGAAGCACAATAGAGGCAAGGAAGGTGAGGGTAAATAGGAGAGCGCCAAACATCATAACCTTCTTTTCTGAGTACTTCAGCAGGGCGCTGCCTACAAGGAGTCTAGCGCCGAGCGATGAAGCTCCGTAAATCCCGATGAGTACACCTATTTCGCTCACATTTGAACCTAACCTTGTAAGAAAGATAGGAAGGGTGGGAAGGAGAGCGTAGTTGGCAACTAAAAAAGCGAATAATGCAAGAAACCCGAGAACAAAATCACGGGTGAATAGATTTCTTGTTTTATGTTCAGCAATACTTCCTTGATTCTGCATGGTGTCATAGTATCCCACACCGAAGAAGGCTTTCTCAACTCCTTAACGACCACAGAGAGTCGGTGAACCGTTTTGCCTTCAATACGAGTGGTAACCGATTTTCTCATTGTACGCTGTTTCAACCCGTAATTATCGAATTAATGGTGGACGCCCTATACAAGATTGTAGGTGACATTTCACAACTGGAACGTCATATTTACCCTGAATGACCGCCAATGACCTTCTATTTCCGTCATATATTACCTCTT from Syntrophorhabdaceae bacterium includes these protein-coding regions:
- a CDS encoding GGGtGRT protein — its product is MALFENYERRIEQINKTLNKYGIGSIEEAKNICAQKGIDPYKIAREIQPICFENAGWAYVVGASIAIKKGCTKAADAAEAIGEGLQAFCISGSVADDRKVGLGHGNLAAMLLREDTKCFAFLAGHESFAAAEGAIGIAKSANKVRKEPLQVVLNGLGKDAAQIISRINGFTYVKTKFDYHTGKLEIVENRPYSKGEKAAVKCYGADDVREGVAIMHHEKVDVSITGNSTNPTRFQHPVAGTYKKECNEAKRKYFSVASGGGTGRTLHPDNMAAGPASYGMTDTMGRMHSDAQFAGSSSVPAHVEMMGFLGMGNNPMVGATVAVAVAIEQAGR
- a CDS encoding dynamin family protein, whose product is MDNISTVSDPIRNLTFPILDTIQKVSQKYRITSLARQIESCKDLLAKNPLIDVAILGQFKAGKSSFLNSIIGKQVLPVGAIPVTTVITRLSYGQNEGATVTFLDNRQSQINLDEVELFISEAKNPANEKNVEVVDIELSQLQYYEGLRLVDTPGLGSVFKYNTEISQEWLPEVGMAIVAISADRPLSENDLELISDLTEHTPKVVLLLTKVDLLSSEQQKEVVQFFKSTLKRELNKDFPVLLYSVVSETEFYKRFVDQLLLSLSRNRGSEFEGILRHKVRSLARNTLSYLDIALETSRQGDRERDILKKLILDEKVNYDLIQSELALIARENKLQTRTLIAAYLDTVHRAPLTKKLRKILSEEMPEWKGNLWRLTRRYEQWLMDTMTKEMDSLSKTEYKHFLGTLKKAHASISRSVMLFRNLLDKNIEKVLGITPSSIEWNVTVTEPTHPDIAFVHPFDFHFDLLWFLIPMCIFRKFFETHFKKLLPGIVEVHLSRLAYQWETRINKTIDEVKEQAMGYARDELATIDALLSNMEPQMEKISAEIEELKGMLEQTT
- a CDS encoding MFS transporter; translated protein: MQNQGSIAEHKTRNLFTRDFVLGFLALFAFLVANYALLPTLPIFLTRLGSNVSEIGVLIGIYGASSLGARLLVGSALLKYSEKKVMMFGALLFTLTFLASIVLRPFWPFFAIRFIQGASFAFLDTAALACVVKLTPSAYRGQGIGYFLLAPSFAMVIGPTLGMLLINQYSFTIFFLACTGLSFCAFFFSWKLKAPETITPDKNTPANINLFLDMKIITPGLTGFLQMFALGATMAFFPLYAIQCGVTNPGLFFSAIAIMMVAGRVLGGRIAEAYSKERIILVFLFLLMIATIILSFSKTLPMFIFVGMLLGIGTTLFLPASMAYALDYAGSSGGTALGTIRALMDLGAALGPMVMGIIIPFTGYRIMFLCLALICLVNPCYFQFYVRKRKCGANSLKTLRSLRSFHR